CGGAGGTCTACCCATGCTGCTTCTTTCCGTCCTCCCGCCCGTCATCCCGCGAGCAAGCTGGCCTTCCGCTGAAGCCTGCAGAGGGAGAAACTCCGTCAGCTTCAGCTCCCAACCGAAGCTGAACAGAAAATCTCAACCAAGCATCGACTTGTACAACCTATGCTTGAACAAACGCGAAGAAAACCACGGATTCCTCAAAAGACTCCGAAGTTTCTTCGGAAGCAGAACTTCCAGTAGAAAAGCTTCAGCGATCTCCATAGCGGATCCAAGTGGTCAAAGCATTGCTTCAGCTTTAAAAATGCACGTGGGCATGATTGCGGGACTGGTGCCCGGCAGGAAACATTCAATGATGCTGTCATGCAACACCTTGCACGTCCCACATCCAGAGCTGAAACTACGAAGGGAATCGTTCGCGAGAAGTGGTCCTATCATACGTGTAACAGATGATGAGCCGACATGCTCCAGATACGAGCTCAATAGCTCGAAAAACGTATCAGATAGTATATCCTCTGGGACGCAGAAATACGTAGCTGAGCCAGAAACTAAAGTCAATTTCGTTTTACCAACAACGCATAGACGACCAATGTCCCATCAAAGTTCGTGCGAGAGGTTTAAGGGGTCTCCGAGGTTTCCTCACAGGATAGCACCGACTACTACAAGTTTAACCGCTTTAAATAAGAGAAAGACGAGTGCGGATAGCGTTTTCCACATATCTGATACTGTTTTCGATGAACAAAGACGGTATAGCCATCAGAACGTTTGTAACAGAGATGATAAAGGGAATGATGTACTGGAGAGTAGATGGAGGTCTACGGAGGACGCGCGTCCTGGGCCTTCGACTAGAAATTAGGAACTTTTTCTTAATTAGGTGTTAGTGTGTGCCAAATATTGTAACAAagtatttttacttttagttCCTCGTGACTTTTAGTTCCTCGTGACTTTTAGATCTTTTACTATGAAAATACTAACCCatactaaaattttaaatgcaaaagtgggTGTCTAGTCCAGCGGTTCCCGAATTCTTTTGGCTTCGGAACCCTTTTTGTTTCACCATTTTTCGGCGGAACCCTAGCTTTTAGTAAGAAGTAAACTAAAGACGGAAATACACTTACATCTCGTGGCGTGTGGTAGCGCGCCAGAAGCATATCGGTTTCATACATTTAATATGGTTAAAGACATACTTGAATGCCTTGTCGTGTCACGTCCTGTCAAATGTATGAAAACGTATGATCCTGGCGCGCCACGACATGCCACGCCACGTAAGTATATTTCCGCCTTAACAGCAACATTTTTTTTCGTGAAATCACACCATCTGAGGCTTTTTGGATTGGTGTCCGCAATGTTTGATGTTAAGAGAAAGactttttaagataaaaatatttacttagttaGAAGAAAAGgtaattacaaaaattttaatgtGATGAATGAAATCTCTTCATAGTTTTCCTTAAAATTACATCGAAGTCAGGTTTTATGTCCGACAATTGGATGCGGAGGTCTGGTGCAGCATTCAACCTACTCCTAAACTTATTTTTCGTGTAGGCGTACGCTGAAAACCCAGCCTCGCATCTGTAAGTTGTCACAAATGGGAGTAATGCTATGATAGCTTTTTCAGCAATGCCCGGGTATTCGTTTTTCAGGCCAATCCAAAATTGACTCGGGTTCATGATAGCTTCAGATTCGAAAAGTTGTTGGAGTGTGGATGAATTTTTAATATCAATTAAATTTTCATATTCCAATACAGTCAGTGTTAAAGGTTTGGTACTAATCCTAAATGGATTTCGGACCCATTCGATTTCCCGTAACCGAAGCTTTTCTTCTGGAAAATATTCCTCCAAAGATGTTTTTAGGTTTGTCAAATGTTCACGTATACTTATCTCTACGTCTGTAGCGATTTGAAgatgattatattttttgagaaaTTGCTCAAGTAGTGGAAAACACTCATACCTTTTTTGTCCAAGACATTCAATCCACAAGGCGATTTTCTCTTTCAATGAAGATACTTTGTCACTCACTGTAAATATGGTTATCATTCTTCCCTGCAAAGAGCTGCTCACTGTGTTCAGTTTATCAAATATGTCAGCCAAATAAGCCAATCTCATCAACCATCGCTCGTCTCGTAACAGTTCAAGATAGCTAGCACTTGCAGGCGAAGGAAGGGTCTGTAAGAAAACTTTCAGTTCATCGCGCAATTCATATAATCTGTTTAAAACCCTTCCTCTGGAAAGCCACCTCACTTCCGTGTGTAGAAGGAGTGATTGATGCTGACTTTTCATGTCTTCACACGTTTTTTTGAATAGCCTTGACTGCAGTGGACGTGTTTTCACAAAATTGACGATTTGTACGGCTTGATCAAGGACTTGTTTTAAATCAGATGGCACTCTTTTCACGGCAAGAGCATGACGATGTAAAATACAATGACTGCTAGTACAATTTTGCGCAACAGTTTTAATTCTTGACACTGTTCCTTTTACTTTACCAATCATGGCTGCAGCTCCATCGCTGCATACATCAATACATTTATTCCaatcaattttgttttttttcatgtattcatcaataactttaaaaatttctTCTCCAGTTGTATTGGCCTCCAAAGGAGCACAGAGAAACAAATCTTCTTCGATAGATTCTCTGTATGGATATCTGACAAAAACTAGCAGTATTGCTAGTCCGGCAACATCCGTACTTTCGTCCAGTTGCATTGCAAATGCATTGCTCTCTTTCAATCTATCAATCAATTCATCTTCAATGTGGTCTGAAATCTTATGAATACGGTCAGATACGATGTTGTTCGAACACTGTACCGTTGCCACTTTCTTAGCTGAATCCTCTCCAAGCAAGCAGGCAACAACTTCAGTCATGCATGGTTTCAAAAAATCCTCGGCTATTGTGTGAGGTTTTCCAGCTCGTGCAATCTTATAACTTAGCATGAATGAGGCTTTCGTGGCGTTTTCATTATCAGTTTTTGCATATTTTTGTAAAGCGGTCACACCTGCTTGATGTACATCTCTTTGTCTTTCAAAAAaactaatgtttttatttttgaggtGAGGATGATTAGTATCAAGGTGACGCTTAAGCTTTGCAGGTGCCAGGGAGCTATTCAACAAAATCTTGCTGCAAACAACACATTTTCCATCAGGATTTTCAGCATTCCCTATCGGTATAAATCCATAGGACAGATAGGACTCATcatattttctcttttttgaAGATATTCCCGCTTGACGTTCAGTATGGTCGGTAGTAGATGGTATCACTGTGTTTTGCTGATTTTGTTCAACAAAAGTGTCTTCCGTACCAAtaccctgaaaaaaaaatgcaataaaaaacaGTTCGTATAAGCGCGGACACATACGTGTAACTTtaacaaattgaaataaattataaaaaatagaattaagtTCTTACTGAACAACTAGCACCACTGGtaatttccgtttttttttcaattgtcTCTCCTTCTGGTGAAGATGAGACTTGGTCAAAAGCTTGATTAGATTGATAAGTATTAACATTACTGTCCACAAAGCTAGCACCACGTTTCCCCTTAGCAATCCCAGGTTTTAGCCATTTATCCATCGTGAACTGTAAGTAAAACACAGCAATATTTTAGGCAAAAACGACCTGTTTTTGTGGAACTATTATAAGTAGCATTTGATTTATCATTATaatacgtaaaaataataaaaacatacctGCTTAAAACAGTGCTCGTAAAACTATAAACAATCACTATCTAGGTACGGAATTTATTCTTAGCTTATTTTCGAGTTTTAAAATTTGGTATCAAAAACTTGATCACGTGCAGTCCTAGTAATATTGTAGTAGTATTGTAGTAGTATTGACTCAACTGAATGGTCGCAAGCTGCCGCGGTATGCCGCGGGCGGCGGGAGAGCGACGAACGGCGCGGGCGGTGGGAGGACGACGAGCGGCGCGGGCGGTGGGAGGACGACGAGCGGCGCGACCGGGCGACGCGACACGTGACACGCacagcgtacctacctacctacatggcgCCTAAATGGAATTTTGGAatgcaatattttaaaacaagttgattgaaaatgaataataaattacgTCAATTTAATATTATCACAAGTGAAACGATTTACAATATGGAAATCTTGAATTTTCGCGGAACCCCTGAGGGTCTTTCACGGAACCTCAGGGTTCCGCGGAACACCTTTTGGGAACCGCTGGTCTAGTCTATTTTCACGGCCCGTCTGGTTAGTCCCGAAAATTTGATgcaggatagcttgcatcccaaagagtttttatcccggaaaatcaaaggttcCCATGAAATGTTTGAAAACCCTAAACCTATCgagatgaagtcgcaggcatcatttagtttATTACAAGTGGGGACTATCAGGTTGAAGCCTCAATAGAACTGATATTGTAGTCATAATATCTTTGAAACTAAAAATTATCCGATTTTTAAGCAACCGATAATTTATACCAAATATTCGTATCTAtagattaataaatataaaatgatgTACAAAAGAATATCGGTAGTATAAATCTCGATAGCACTAAAGATTCCAAACCTAAAATTATAACCAAATAATTATCacgattatcgtgcaaaaatctGTGAGACATAACACCAAAATGTAGATTTAAATGTTTctagaaatataataaaatacctaactaaattatttacttaaattactATTTAAAGAGTGTTAAGTAAgtccttaatttattttaattttatcagcaatcagtacctatattttgttatcCAAGTTTATGTTGTTTATATGTTACCTGTTTGGATTGTTTGGATGATATTATGTTACCTATGTAACAATTATTATGATATCTATGTTTCCTAAATCCACTAGATTTGTTATCAGAATTTTATTTTGGAGTcagaatttaattatttaaaatagatgATTAAAGATCCTCATCGCGTCACGCAAatcgctattgcgctggaaccatgtctcattaacatcgaaatgatgtcattttgacgtcagccgaaataaaaatataccatcagctcgaaacttcagtctagtgctgacgtcactaaaatggcaaccACGCGCATTGGCAATTTGGGGGACTTATACAACAACAAtgcacagtgcgacaaggctctcttggcacttcaatgacattgacaggaggacgctgttggagaacaaaggcttagaatattcaaacaataacaaaggggacacttggcgGCAAGCGGCAACGTtcgttccgattttcgccacgcgccaagatagccttgtcgcactgtacaacgattttaattttcttaaaccGTATACCTAAACATGTTGAGTATCAAATTCTGACTAAGCAGATTTTTtaaggtacttaattaaaaattagtggtttatgtaattcttattttcttaaaaaaataatcatAGAAGTAGGAATAAGTAGAAAATCATAATAACTtaaaagcaatattatatttactagCTAAGTATTAAAGACCTATTTTTCAAAACATagtgtaatatttaaaaaaattatcttgaTATTTATATACTTTATAGGAGAGTGTGTTCAAATTTTATAAgagaaattaaaatacttatatacctaatacatagtatttagtattaaaaaataactattttagaATGTCCTATCAACTGTgtggaaatataaatattgaagtgtgcaatgttttttttttaatgcaaaaaactttaaatttcatttcagcatataattttttttgtatgtgttTGGCTGATCCCTTGCAACAAAAAATCACATAACtctaaatttatttcaattaaaccatacagggtgtaaccagaacgctagcaaaaacttagcgttattgttatactacctaaacacaatccaataccaataaccgtttgcatcattttgtagttttggtgattttgtatctttcaaacccgcaatgtatcgCGCGTAAATCTCGGGTCAATTTCCCGCCGGGCGCCTACGACGTGGGATTGACTCTGAGgagcctacttacgcaacattcgttgacctctagcgtcggCCTGATGTttgatttgcaatatatcgtgtacttttaaaaatatgggaaaaaaaatcgcgttttttttttgtggtatcataccagtaatcatcagtaatattgcttgtcttcgtttttgctagcgttctgattacacctgTATACTTTAATCTACTAGCTTGGAAAGTGGGCACATTAAAACAAACCAAAGAATTCGgtattacagttttatttacattttaatatacattagatactaatgaataCCATTCTAAGCACATTATCTGATTTGGAAtccaaatttcatttcatacaaAGTTCATTTCTCAATCATACCCTTTTCGATTACTTATTAgccaaagtcaaataatttattcgaaatccatactaatattgtaaatgcgaaagtgtgtctgtctgtctgtctgcccgtctgtctttctgtctgtccgtttgtctgtccgtctttctatctgtctgctcgcctttcacggtccatccgttcaaccgattttgacgaaattttatacagcgatagcttacatgacggggaaggacataggtttctttttatcccggaaaatcaaagagttcccgcgggatttttaaaaacctaaatccacgcggacgaagtcgcgggcatcatctagtaggtaataaattacactttttgatggtcgtttgttggatttgtaagacgatatagtggtaataattattacgcgaacttgaAACTAAAGTGAAATGTCAAAATTGTCAAATTATTATAACCTTACTTTTGATTACAACCTGATACACGAGTGAAAGCCTTTTTATTGGAGAAAATAGGATCCTCAAGCCGAATATAGCTCCCAACAAGTTTGTTTCGAACAGCTACtattataatttacttataatgctttgtttaaaaaatttactttaggCAGTCTGGATTTATAACTATTTTGTATAATGATTAATGACACTTTTTGGGGTTAAGCCACTATTGTGCTGACGAACTTTATTTAGCACTGAATCTTGCATTTTGGGTGCTTTTCGGGCTCTTTACAGGACGTCTCACATATTATGTGAACACTCATAAGTCACAAATGagtttcattttatataatGACACTTTTTGAATTAAGCCACTATTGCACTAACTTACCTATAACAGTCCAGCTGCAGAAGATTTCGCTATTTTATCCTCAATTTGCCTTTTGATATTGGCATTAACGTTGGGTAGTGGGGCGTTTTTCCGGACTGCAGCCTCTATTTTCTGCACGAGTTGTATCTCCCTGGGCCAAGCCACAAAGTTGGTGACATGACAGTCGTCGGCTGATCCCAGTCGGCCGGTGCGTCCAGTGCGGTGGAGGTACTCGGCCGTGTATAGAGGAAAGTCATAGTTTATTATATGACGGGtctgcaaaaataaaaataaaccgaaAATCAATATCATAGGCACAAAACACTTACAGAAGTATCACCATGCAAAGACATTTAAATAACGCTTAAGTACGAAAACCAGCCTAGAAAGAAGaatgaaagaaaagacgtttaaataaatattattcctGAGCCTATGATAAGTagataacataatttttttgtgatgtaaccgcaaattcatggtttttggatttttctctttacttgaGCCATAAGATATTGCTACCttcccatgattctaggtcgacccCATATATTTTGATCCCTTGATGGGTTGACAGActcgaccgacagacagacaacgagggttctttttttctagAGACACAGAACCCTATGAACTAGTTTTAATTCATCTATACTTTGACAACAAGTATGTTTTTTTGTCCCTTTTTACTAAGCACATCATAAAACAACTCTTAATTTAATAGTACCTCAGGCTTCTAGGTACAGAAGGATCAGCTTAAAAGTTAAGAAAgataggtttgtccttcaatcacgctagAACGGAGCACTAAGTTGATATagttttgcatggatatagctatacctggtgagtgacataagctactttttaccgaaaaatcagagttcccatggaatttctaaaaatctagATGGACAGTCACAGCCATCATTTAttaacaatggtactgattctgagcacacctaaattttagagtattcacatcctcttcttactaatgtaatatgaaaaggacagacacagtttgacagttttaaattaaatttagagccgtccaacctcgtgactttagctgccagtcgtgaGCCAACTAGTAGTATGCACtagttttaaaaagtaaaattcatgttccatccctttttagcaatattaaaaagaaaaagatgcagatagtctaaatttagtttagagaaagacaggAGCACCAATATAAACTTACCCTAAGTGTATCCAAACCACGAGAAGCAATATCAGTGCACGAGAGTACATTAACCTTCCCGCTTTTGAACATTTCAAACTTCCCTAACTTCAACGGCACAGCCATCTGTCCGTTGATGTTGATACATTCTATATTGTTCTCGTTGAGGAACATGGCCACAAAGTCGCAGGTGGCAGTCTTGTTGGAGAATATCATGACAGGTTTCTGTTGGTTCATGTCTGCTTGCACCAGTTTCAATAGTTCTGCCGGTTTCTGGGCTTTGCCTATGCGAAGGAATCTGTAAGAAGACCAATGGATTTTTAAATGACTTCTTGTAAATATAGCAAACTCAAATTagactcaaactcaaattatttattcagaattagtaaaattttacgcttcctgattgtcgaaaaattttatttgtaagatgatatgatatagtggcgataattaatacgtacttaaaactaaagctacgaggttccaaacgcgcccaggtctgagaagaggccacaacaaactcagccggggaTTCATAGCTGTTTATATAAAATTGAGACCCCTAAAGTTTCATAAGGTCTGCGGTGCAGAGGTGACTATGGGCAAGGTTTGAATATGGGCATGTTTAGAAGACAGGAGTTAAGCTTTAAGTTTTGTGTTGCGCTCTTAGCAAAATTAATATCCTTCATTTGAAATTCATAAATACCTTAAGGCCCCTATCCCACTGGCGTTATGCGAGCGTTAGCCTTTCTTCAATGTCTGCAATATCTGGGCAGCGACAACGTCGCGTTGACGCGACGTCAACGTTGAGAGTCTCTAATGACAACGCTCGCATAACGCCAGTGGGATAGGGGCTTAACTCTATTGGCTTACTTGTGTGGCACATGTGGCAGTATTCTGTGTATATTATTGGTAGTGACTGTCCTCAAGGACTGGGGGTCCATGA
The nucleotide sequence above comes from Maniola hyperantus chromosome 8, iAphHyp1.2, whole genome shotgun sequence. Encoded proteins:
- the LOC117984185 gene encoding zinc finger BED domain-containing protein 5-like; amino-acid sequence: MDKWLKPGIAKGKRGASFVDSNVNTYQSNQAFDQVSSSPEGETIEKKTEITSGASCSGIGTEDTFVEQNQQNTVIPSTTDHTERQAGISSKKRKYDESYLSYGFIPIGNAENPDGKCVVCSKILLNSSLAPAKLKRHLDTNHPHLKNKNISFFERQRDVHQAGVTALQKYAKTDNENATKASFMLSYKIARAGKPHTIAEDFLKPCMTEVVACLLGEDSAKKVATVQCSNNIVSDRIHKISDHIEDELIDRLKESNAFAMQLDESTDVAGLAILLVFVRYPYRESIEEDLFLCAPLEANTTGEEIFKVIDEYMKKNKIDWNKCIDVCSDGAAAMIGKVKGTVSRIKTVAQNCTSSHCILHRHALAVKRVPSDLKQVLDQAVQIVNFVKTRPLQSRLFKKTCEDMKSQHQSLLLHTEVRWLSRGRVLNRLYELRDELKVFLQTLPSPASASYLELLRDERWLMRLAYLADIFDKLNTVSSSLQGRMITIFTVSDKVSSLKEKIALWIECLGQKRYECFPLLEQFLKKYNHLQIATDVEISIREHLTNLKTSLEEYFPEEKLRLREIEWVRNPFRISTKPLTLTVLEYENLIDIKNSSTLQQLFESEAIMNPSQFWIGLKNEYPGIAEKAIIALLPFVTTYRCEAGFSAYAYTKNKFRSRLNAAPDLRIQLSDIKPDFDVILRKTMKRFHSSH